One Candidatus Eremiobacteraceae bacterium genomic region harbors:
- a CDS encoding alkaline phosphatase family protein, whose protein sequence is MNRLRPLVLPSCAAIAAATAIAVTGASAPQIASPVPSSSPEDIHKIQHVIIIMQENRSFDSYFGTYPGADGIPMENGVPTVCAPDPRAHGCQKPFHDTHDLDRGGPHGQHPAIADIDGGKMDGFLIQAEAHFPGCRDVNDPRCPGGDTPDVMGYHDDREIPNYWAYAHDFVLQDRMFEPNASWSLPEHLFMVSEWSAICTTPGDPSSCRDALERPAYPMDFNDPTYHPKRRGPPDYAWTDLTYLLHRANVSWAYYVFAGTEPDCEDGAATCSPKPQRAKTPGIWNPLPWFDTVKQDGQLGNVQDLTNFYSAAAKGTLPAVSWICPSGKYSEHPPALIHLGQAYVTGLVNAVMSGPDWNSTAIFLAWDDWGGFYDHVVPPLVDENGYGLRVPALVISPYARQGYVDHQTLSFDAYVKFIEDDFLDGARIDPKTDGRPDPRPDVRENATQLGDLRADFDFTQTPRPPILLPGGIDPLPH, encoded by the coding sequence ATGAACCGTCTACGACCGCTCGTTCTTCCGTCATGCGCGGCGATCGCCGCGGCGACGGCTATCGCCGTCACCGGTGCGAGTGCGCCGCAGATCGCGTCGCCTGTACCATCGTCGTCGCCTGAGGACATCCACAAGATCCAGCACGTGATCATCATCATGCAAGAGAACCGGTCGTTCGATTCATATTTCGGCACGTACCCCGGCGCGGACGGCATCCCGATGGAAAACGGCGTGCCGACGGTCTGCGCGCCGGATCCGCGCGCGCACGGCTGTCAGAAGCCGTTCCACGACACGCACGACCTCGATCGCGGCGGCCCGCACGGCCAGCATCCGGCGATCGCCGACATCGACGGCGGAAAGATGGACGGCTTCCTCATCCAGGCAGAAGCGCATTTCCCAGGCTGTCGCGACGTCAACGATCCAAGGTGCCCCGGCGGCGACACGCCAGACGTCATGGGCTATCACGACGATCGCGAGATCCCCAACTACTGGGCCTACGCGCACGACTTCGTCTTGCAAGACAGGATGTTCGAACCGAACGCATCGTGGAGTCTGCCGGAGCATCTCTTCATGGTCTCGGAGTGGTCGGCCATCTGCACGACGCCCGGCGATCCGTCGAGCTGTCGAGACGCGCTCGAACGGCCCGCGTACCCGATGGATTTCAACGACCCGACGTATCACCCAAAGCGGCGCGGGCCGCCGGACTACGCGTGGACGGATCTCACCTACTTGCTCCATCGAGCCAACGTCAGCTGGGCTTACTACGTCTTCGCCGGCACCGAGCCGGACTGCGAGGACGGCGCGGCGACGTGCTCGCCGAAGCCGCAGCGCGCGAAGACGCCGGGCATCTGGAATCCATTGCCGTGGTTCGATACGGTCAAGCAGGACGGCCAACTCGGCAACGTCCAGGACCTGACGAATTTCTATAGCGCAGCCGCAAAGGGAACGCTCCCAGCGGTGTCGTGGATCTGTCCGAGCGGCAAATACAGCGAACACCCGCCGGCGCTCATCCACCTCGGGCAGGCGTACGTGACGGGCCTCGTCAACGCCGTTATGAGCGGTCCGGACTGGAATAGCACTGCGATTTTTCTCGCGTGGGATGACTGGGGCGGGTTTTACGATCATGTCGTGCCGCCGCTCGTCGACGAGAACGGTTACGGGTTACGAGTTCCAGCTCTCGTCATCAGCCCGTACGCGCGTCAAGGCTACGTCGACCACCAAACGCTCAGCTTCGATGCGTATGTGAAATTCATCGAGGACGATTTCCTCGACGGCGCGCGCATCGATCCGAAGACCGACGGCCGGCCGGATCCGCGACCCGACGTCCGTGAAAACGCGACGCAACTCGGCGACTTACGCGCCGATTTCGACTTCACCCAGACGCCAAGACCGCCGATACTACTTCCAGGCGGCATCGATCCGTTGCCGCACTGA
- a CDS encoding asparaginase — protein sequence MRNAKPLARTYEPIESPPRAAVVVTRGGIVESQHAIRFVVAEPTGKILGSAGDIDAPTFLRSSAKPLICATVVRSGAADRFGFTDVELAAAAGSHSAEAYHIEAVQSMLAKAGLDESALQCGPHPPAHEPSAAALAAAGERPRSIHNNCSGKHAAILALAAHLGAPTSDYLSASNAAEAAILEACAELFDVDRSAMVVGVDGCGIPVVAVPLRKSAQLYARIADPSALPAGWRNPIERVRRAMVNNPAYVAGTGRFDTDLMRATFPNVVCKGGAEGFHASASITRKVGMCVKVADGNYRAVSPFVIERLLELDAIDEDAATLLERHRRPAVKNHAGAIVGEILAV from the coding sequence ATGCGCAACGCGAAACCGCTCGCCCGGACTTACGAGCCGATCGAGTCGCCGCCACGAGCGGCGGTCGTCGTCACGCGTGGGGGCATCGTGGAGAGCCAGCACGCGATCCGCTTCGTCGTCGCCGAACCGACCGGCAAGATCCTCGGATCCGCAGGCGACATCGACGCGCCCACGTTTTTGCGTTCATCCGCGAAGCCGCTCATCTGCGCGACGGTCGTCCGCAGCGGCGCCGCCGACCGCTTCGGCTTCACCGACGTCGAGCTCGCGGCGGCTGCTGGGTCGCATAGCGCCGAAGCTTACCATATCGAGGCCGTCCAAAGCATGCTCGCCAAAGCCGGCCTCGACGAGTCGGCGCTCCAGTGCGGGCCGCATCCGCCGGCGCACGAGCCGAGCGCCGCCGCGCTCGCGGCTGCCGGCGAGCGTCCGCGCTCGATCCACAACAACTGCTCCGGCAAACATGCTGCGATCCTCGCGCTCGCCGCCCATCTCGGCGCGCCGACGTCGGACTATCTGTCTGCGTCAAACGCCGCCGAAGCCGCGATTCTCGAGGCGTGCGCCGAACTTTTCGACGTCGACCGGTCGGCGATGGTCGTCGGCGTCGACGGTTGCGGTATCCCCGTCGTAGCGGTGCCCCTGCGCAAGAGCGCGCAGCTCTACGCCCGCATCGCCGACCCGAGCGCGCTGCCTGCAGGCTGGAGGAACCCGATCGAGCGCGTCCGTCGCGCGATGGTCAACAATCCGGCATACGTCGCCGGCACGGGGCGCTTCGACACCGACCTCATGCGCGCGACTTTCCCGAACGTCGTCTGCAAGGGCGGTGCGGAAGGCTTCCACGCGTCGGCATCGATCACGCGCAAGGTCGGCATGTGCGTCAAGGTCGCCGACGGCAACTATCGTGCGGTGTCGCCCTTCGTCATCGAGCGGCTTCTCGAACTTGATGCCATCGACGAAGATGCGGCCACGCTCCTCGAGCGGCACCGCCGGCCGGCGGTCAAGAACCACGCCGGTGCGATCGTGGGAGAGATCCTGGCGGTCTAG
- a CDS encoding amidohydrolase family protein, translating into MLIIGPATIAVGDGTTFQGCVGVENGRIASLEDGPQHIDVELPFGSTITPGLVDLHINGWSTSWFNREPAEAVRAVSSGGPKHGVTSFLPSIMTAPWEQMLRAARETYKTVGVPTSGARPLGVHFEGPFLSTEYRRFHKKEWILAPTPAMIEALLDTWTAGRCRVTMAPEIEDAPRAAAELRRRGVTLAAGHTAATRAMGDAAIGEGYRILTHAFNAMPPINQRASTILSAYLLDAAAFCEVIADGVHVAPEHLALLYRLKNVNLILTTDHMPVREGLAEDGGVVRDRDGTIAGSHLTLDRAVRNLMAATGIPLAEAVSCATWAPARAMSLDDEVGSLREGMRADLAVWDRRHQISHTFVDGKLAYSND; encoded by the coding sequence ATGCTCATCATCGGCCCGGCCACGATCGCGGTCGGAGACGGCACGACCTTCCAGGGATGCGTCGGCGTCGAAAACGGCCGTATCGCATCGCTCGAGGACGGCCCGCAGCACATCGACGTCGAGCTGCCCTTCGGCAGCACGATCACACCCGGGCTCGTCGACCTCCATATCAATGGATGGTCGACGTCGTGGTTCAATCGCGAGCCGGCCGAAGCCGTTCGAGCCGTGTCGTCCGGCGGCCCGAAGCATGGTGTCACGTCATTTCTGCCGTCGATCATGACCGCTCCGTGGGAGCAGATGTTGCGAGCCGCGCGCGAGACGTACAAGACGGTCGGCGTTCCGACGTCGGGAGCGCGACCGCTCGGCGTTCATTTCGAAGGCCCGTTCCTCAGCACCGAATACCGGCGCTTTCACAAGAAAGAGTGGATACTGGCGCCGACGCCTGCGATGATCGAAGCGCTTCTCGACACCTGGACAGCCGGAAGATGCCGCGTCACGATGGCGCCCGAGATCGAGGACGCACCGCGTGCCGCGGCCGAACTGCGCCGTCGCGGCGTCACGCTCGCCGCCGGGCACACCGCCGCGACGCGCGCGATGGGAGACGCCGCGATCGGAGAGGGCTACCGCATCCTCACCCATGCGTTCAACGCGATGCCGCCGATCAACCAGCGAGCGTCGACGATCCTCAGCGCATATCTGCTCGACGCCGCCGCGTTCTGCGAAGTCATCGCCGACGGCGTCCACGTCGCGCCCGAACACCTCGCGCTGCTCTATCGCTTGAAGAACGTCAACCTCATACTGACGACCGATCACATGCCGGTGCGCGAGGGCCTCGCGGAAGACGGCGGCGTCGTGCGCGACCGCGACGGCACGATCGCCGGCAGCCACCTGACGCTCGACCGCGCGGTGCGTAACCTCATGGCGGCGACGGGCATCCCCCTCGCCGAGGCGGTCTCATGCGCCACGTGGGCACCCGCGCGAGCGATGTCGCTCGACGACGAAGTCGGCAGCTTGCGCGAAGGCATGCGCGCCGACCTCGCGGTTTGGGACCGGCGTCATCAGATCTCGCACACGTTCGTCGACGGGAAGCTCGCGTACTCGAACGACTAG
- a CDS encoding RDD family protein: MERNVSVRTPESIAFYYELAGLGSRFLAVAIDLLLQSLAAIAVFLLMAWAQPGTTALAKSLGLHEQTINAVEIGIVIFVVFIIYLGYFVAFETAWNGRTPGKRAIGIRVVRDGGYPITFMDAVIRNLIRVGEAALGYLPSMISAVVSPQNKRLGDLAAGTIVVRDRAFEVTDPAKWAASDAPEAEGLPGLARITDDEYALAERYVSRSHMLDPHAAQAAASRIASAIRPKIGPAADDLSDHDLLVRVTARGRR, translated from the coding sequence TTGGAGCGCAACGTCTCGGTCCGAACGCCCGAGAGCATCGCCTTCTACTACGAACTGGCCGGTCTCGGCAGTCGCTTCTTGGCGGTCGCTATCGATCTGCTGCTCCAGAGCCTCGCTGCGATCGCCGTCTTTCTGCTCATGGCTTGGGCCCAACCCGGTACGACGGCGCTCGCCAAATCGCTCGGCTTGCACGAACAGACGATCAACGCGGTCGAGATCGGCATCGTGATCTTCGTCGTCTTCATCATATATCTCGGCTACTTCGTCGCGTTCGAGACCGCGTGGAACGGCCGGACCCCCGGCAAGCGCGCGATCGGGATCCGCGTCGTCCGCGACGGCGGATATCCGATCACGTTCATGGACGCGGTTATCCGCAATCTCATCCGGGTCGGCGAAGCGGCACTCGGCTATCTCCCGTCGATGATCAGCGCCGTCGTCTCGCCGCAGAACAAACGGCTCGGCGACCTCGCCGCAGGCACGATCGTCGTTCGCGACCGCGCATTCGAAGTGACCGATCCGGCGAAGTGGGCGGCGTCGGACGCGCCCGAAGCGGAGGGGCTCCCGGGGCTCGCGAGGATCACGGACGACGAATACGCGCTCGCCGAGCGTTACGTCTCGCGCAGCCATATGCTCGATCCGCACGCCGCGCAAGCCGCAGCGAGCCGCATCGCGAGCGCGATCCGGCCGAAGATCGGTCCTGCAGCCGATGATTTGAGCGATCACGACTTGCTCGTGCGCGTCACCGCGCGAGGTCGACGTTGA
- a CDS encoding DUF4350 domain-containing protein translates to MKPRAFPWFEAIVAFIAIAAIATAAYFEQVRQTATTAFDTRSSYDAASGGYRAWFELLQREGVRVERFERRPAFLDGSIDVYVIANETLGNLITTSQVEEAPDYYNDGDWFALAKWVKAGGHLIWVTDGYAQPTYLNAPELVEKGPVNDDAVTVTPSSMAANVRSVSGTSKLRVPFDSGGAPPIVADDTGGVVATYPLGKGTMTVVSDASLFENGRLALADNATLAYDLATTGLTQHGSVAFDEWSHGHVAGDSWWSVLPRSFQVALIVIALALVALGVGTGLRFGPAVKLPDESERTSEEYLTSMAVLYRRGGAVKEAVVEMADACLRDVASGLGLSEGAGGRAIAARAGGHGGDERGEAVMELDRIRSFEAPTESELIRAAALSVTLRKELSPHARIGIGRRATSPRRPS, encoded by the coding sequence ATGAAGCCGCGAGCGTTTCCGTGGTTCGAGGCGATCGTCGCTTTCATCGCGATCGCCGCGATAGCAACCGCGGCGTATTTCGAGCAGGTTCGGCAGACGGCGACCACCGCGTTCGACACGCGCTCGTCGTACGACGCCGCGAGCGGCGGTTACCGCGCGTGGTTCGAGCTGCTCCAGCGCGAAGGCGTCCGCGTCGAACGCTTCGAGCGGCGGCCAGCCTTCCTCGATGGGTCGATCGACGTGTACGTCATCGCGAACGAGACGCTCGGCAACCTCATCACCACCTCGCAGGTCGAGGAGGCGCCCGACTACTACAACGACGGCGATTGGTTCGCGCTCGCGAAGTGGGTGAAAGCGGGCGGCCATCTCATCTGGGTCACGGACGGGTACGCGCAGCCGACGTACCTGAACGCGCCGGAACTCGTGGAAAAAGGGCCGGTAAATGACGACGCGGTCACCGTGACGCCGTCGTCCATGGCGGCGAATGTCCGATCCGTATCCGGAACGTCCAAGCTGCGAGTGCCATTCGATTCCGGGGGCGCGCCGCCGATCGTCGCCGACGATACCGGAGGCGTCGTCGCGACGTATCCGCTCGGCAAGGGAACGATGACGGTCGTGTCCGACGCGTCGTTGTTCGAGAACGGCCGTCTCGCGCTCGCCGATAATGCGACGCTCGCGTACGATCTCGCGACGACCGGACTGACGCAGCACGGCTCCGTCGCGTTCGACGAGTGGTCGCACGGGCATGTGGCAGGCGATTCGTGGTGGTCCGTGCTCCCGCGGTCTTTCCAGGTCGCTCTCATCGTCATCGCTCTCGCGCTCGTCGCGCTCGGCGTCGGCACCGGGCTGCGCTTCGGCCCCGCGGTGAAGCTGCCTGATGAGAGCGAACGGACCTCGGAAGAATATCTCACCTCGATGGCCGTGCTCTACCGCCGCGGCGGTGCGGTGAAAGAAGCGGTCGTCGAGATGGCGGACGCATGCTTGCGCGACGTCGCCTCCGGCCTTGGTCTGTCGGAGGGCGCGGGCGGCCGCGCGATCGCCGCGCGCGCCGGCGGGCATGGGGGCGACGAGCGCGGCGAAGCCGTCATGGAGCTCGATCGCATCCGCTCGTTCGAAGCCCCGACCGAATCAGAGCTCATCCGCGCAGCAGCGCTTTCCGTAACGCTTCGAAAGGAACTCTCACCACATGCCCGCATCGGCATCGGACGTCGCGCGACGTCTCCAAGACGGCCTTCGTAA
- a CDS encoding stage II sporulation protein M, protein MRQSVFVARRKAGWDRLEELIAALDRRGIRSLGPGEVSEFGRLYRWATSDLAYADGHRFDPTLRAYLNRLTARAHAFVYGAKTGEPNRVRRFFTHAFPAEFRRSKWYIVACAALFASSAVLAYWLVTIKPVNAYALLPPELITPLHGSLHDTNFKFDRDLAPAVSSAIMTNNIRIAIITFAGGALLAIPTFYFLLFNGLMVGGTGALYTNAGFGYDFWATIAPHGCIELTAIVISAAAGTMLAAPIFNPGRLRRLDALKINARRAGILILGVCCMLVVAGTIEGFFSPLRFPPQVRLTVGAATIVLMIVYFGFVGRDRAPINTD, encoded by the coding sequence GTGCGCCAATCCGTATTCGTCGCCAGGCGAAAAGCGGGCTGGGACCGGCTCGAAGAGCTCATCGCCGCGCTCGACCGGCGCGGCATCCGAAGCCTCGGTCCCGGTGAAGTGTCGGAGTTCGGCCGCCTTTACCGGTGGGCGACTTCCGACCTCGCCTACGCCGACGGCCATCGCTTCGATCCGACGCTGCGCGCCTATCTCAATCGCCTTACGGCGCGCGCCCACGCATTCGTCTACGGGGCGAAGACGGGCGAGCCGAACCGCGTCCGGCGGTTCTTCACGCACGCGTTTCCCGCAGAATTCCGGCGCTCCAAATGGTATATCGTCGCGTGCGCCGCGTTGTTCGCGTCATCCGCCGTGCTCGCCTACTGGCTCGTCACGATCAAACCGGTCAACGCGTACGCGTTGCTTCCTCCCGAGCTCATAACGCCGCTCCACGGCAGCCTCCACGACACAAATTTCAAGTTCGACCGCGATCTAGCACCGGCCGTATCGTCGGCGATCATGACGAACAACATCCGCATCGCCATCATCACGTTCGCGGGCGGGGCGTTGCTCGCGATCCCGACGTTCTACTTCCTGCTGTTCAACGGCCTCATGGTCGGCGGTACCGGCGCTCTGTACACGAACGCGGGCTTCGGCTACGATTTTTGGGCGACGATCGCGCCGCATGGGTGCATCGAGCTCACCGCGATCGTCATCTCCGCGGCTGCCGGCACGATGCTCGCAGCGCCGATCTTCAATCCCGGCCGATTGCGGCGCCTCGACGCTCTCAAGATCAACGCGCGCCGAGCGGGCATTCTCATTCTCGGCGTTTGCTGCATGCTCGTCGTCGCGGGTACGATCGAGGGCTTTTTCTCGCCGCTGCGCTTCCCGCCCCAGGTCCGCCTCACCGTCGGTGCGGCGACGATCGTGCTCATGATCGTCTATTTCGGATTCGTGGGCCGCGACCGCGCCCCGATCAACACAGACTGA
- a CDS encoding DUF4129 domain-containing protein — MTAFRIVAAALACSLLLSTFASAAEASVQRGYASTLVAAAQRIERAAKANAPVPAMHIPPAPLGGPPRFSPSLDDWLQRSLDAARRTKSAKTRAASLATIAASLRYVATGAGSANSTAAPRTDLEAAAKSILAESAYRVSATKPAQPQQPTIWDRILNWIIEKIDELFGRLATATQKVPIVGVIIGYAIVGAAIIGLAFVGYRLARRLTSRRDTAVAGVGEVLPLSTNPDELYALARDEARSGNTGQAVALLYQTALVLLDRVDRIAYDPSRTPGEYRRLVHRNAQTIADAFDALARLFVAVAFGRASAGADDWRRADAAFSGIRRSLGAAQAA; from the coding sequence GTGACCGCGTTCCGGATCGTCGCGGCGGCGCTCGCGTGCTCGCTGCTCCTTTCGACGTTCGCATCCGCCGCGGAAGCAAGCGTGCAGCGCGGGTACGCATCGACGCTCGTCGCTGCGGCGCAGCGAATCGAACGAGCCGCGAAAGCCAACGCTCCTGTGCCTGCGATGCACATCCCACCGGCGCCGCTCGGCGGACCGCCACGCTTCTCGCCGTCCCTCGACGACTGGCTCCAGCGCTCGCTCGACGCTGCTCGCAGGACCAAGTCTGCGAAGACGCGAGCCGCTTCGCTTGCGACGATCGCTGCGTCGCTTCGCTACGTCGCGACGGGCGCCGGATCGGCGAACTCTACCGCAGCGCCGCGGACCGACCTCGAAGCTGCGGCGAAGTCGATCTTGGCGGAATCGGCGTATCGCGTCAGTGCGACGAAACCGGCGCAGCCGCAGCAGCCGACGATCTGGGACCGGATACTGAACTGGATAATCGAAAAGATCGACGAGCTTTTCGGCCGCCTTGCGACGGCGACGCAGAAAGTGCCGATCGTCGGCGTCATCATCGGATACGCGATCGTCGGCGCGGCCATCATCGGGCTCGCCTTCGTCGGCTATCGCCTCGCGCGCCGCTTGACGTCTCGCCGCGACACCGCGGTGGCCGGCGTCGGCGAGGTCTTGCCGCTTTCGACCAACCCCGACGAGCTCTATGCGCTCGCACGCGATGAGGCGCGAAGCGGCAACACCGGGCAAGCCGTGGCGCTGCTTTATCAGACCGCGCTCGTGCTGCTCGATCGCGTCGACCGGATCGCGTACGACCCATCGCGCACGCCAGGCGAATACCGTCGCCTGGTCCACCGCAACGCGCAGACGATCGCCGATGCCTTCGACGCGCTCGCGCGACTTTTCGTCGCCGTCGCATTCGGGAGAGCGAGCGCCGGCGCAGATGACTGGCGTCGGGCGGACGCGGCGTTTTCTGGGATCCGGCGCTCGCTCGGCGCTGCGCAGGCCGCATGA
- a CDS encoding MoxR family ATPase: MPASASDVARRLQDGLRKVIVGQDETIFAMLLALLGQGHALIEGVPGTAKTLLVRTLAVLLGVDFRRIQFTPDLMPSDVVGTTVFNPKTGEFSTRRGPIFTDLLLADEINRTPPKTQSAMLEAMEERQVTIDGVVMPLSTTFMVCATQNPVEYEGTYPLPEAQLDRFMVRAKTGYPQRDEELDLLHRVADGFDARHLERAGIAQVVTPDEFAAAREAVRAIHVSPSLQRYVYDIAAYTRSSSEVSLGASPRAAIWLLIAAQAAAGINDSSFATPDDVKDAARYVLPHRLLVRPEAEVEGVTADEVIRRALDSVPVPKEAEA, encoded by the coding sequence ATGCCCGCATCGGCATCGGACGTCGCGCGACGTCTCCAAGACGGCCTTCGTAAGGTCATCGTCGGCCAAGACGAGACCATATTCGCGATGCTCTTGGCTTTGCTCGGCCAAGGCCACGCGCTCATCGAAGGCGTCCCTGGCACCGCGAAGACGCTGCTCGTGCGAACCCTCGCCGTGCTGCTCGGCGTCGATTTCCGGCGCATCCAATTCACGCCCGACCTCATGCCGTCGGACGTCGTCGGCACGACGGTGTTCAATCCGAAGACCGGCGAATTCTCGACGCGCCGCGGTCCGATCTTCACCGACCTGCTGCTCGCGGACGAGATAAACCGCACGCCGCCGAAGACACAATCGGCGATGCTCGAAGCGATGGAAGAACGACAGGTGACGATCGACGGTGTCGTCATGCCACTATCGACGACGTTCATGGTCTGCGCGACGCAGAACCCCGTCGAGTACGAAGGCACGTATCCGCTCCCGGAAGCGCAGCTCGACCGTTTCATGGTCCGTGCGAAGACCGGCTACCCCCAGCGCGACGAAGAACTGGACCTGCTCCATCGCGTCGCCGACGGCTTCGATGCGCGCCACCTCGAACGTGCGGGGATCGCGCAGGTCGTCACACCCGATGAGTTCGCGGCCGCGCGCGAAGCGGTGCGAGCGATCCATGTCTCGCCGTCGCTCCAACGCTACGTCTATGACATCGCCGCGTACACGCGGTCATCTTCCGAGGTGAGCCTCGGCGCAAGCCCGCGTGCCGCGATCTGGCTGCTCATCGCCGCGCAAGCGGCGGCGGGGATCAACGACTCAAGTTTCGCGACACCAGATGACGTGAAAGATGCGGCCCGCTACGTCCTGCCGCATCGGCTGCTCGTCAGACCGGAGGCCGAAGTCGAAGGCGTCACGGCGGACGAGGTCATCCGCCGCGCGCTCGATTCCGTGCCCGTACCGAAGGAAGCCGAGGCCTGA
- a CDS encoding DUF58 domain-containing protein — MLRAGPKRVSWTASFPWVTPRFVAVAAAIAVVYALSAFAPVLAVAAIVAASVLIGLLAADGALGPRASTLTVTREELDHLALGVPATLRYEVANRGRTPAFYELFEDQPDVLQLPEAPASGTVGAGRRIDATLAAMPIERGDARLDSIYVAARSPLGLLRRRWIVSSPAEARVFPDLSAVERYGALARRDRLVEAGFRKMRLRGSGGEFDSLREHGPDDAFRSIDWKATARRGKLMVAQYDVERSQNIVLVLDAGRLMTPRLGPRRKFDYAVTGALSVATLASLSDDKVGLLAFAGDVIEHIAPRSGRHHVNGLTQRIYGLQPRFEESDYERAFSYLRRRQPKRSLVIVFTDMFDPVASATVLANMSILSQRHLVVCVLMNDAAIESAIASEPTNPHDAYRASVAFSLLAERKKSAAILAARGVATVDVPASDLTVAIINAYIEIKSRSLL, encoded by the coding sequence GTGCTCCGAGCCGGACCGAAGCGCGTCTCGTGGACCGCGTCGTTCCCGTGGGTGACGCCGCGGTTTGTGGCAGTCGCCGCCGCGATCGCGGTCGTCTATGCGCTGAGCGCGTTCGCGCCGGTGCTCGCCGTCGCCGCAATCGTCGCCGCTTCGGTCCTGATCGGTCTGCTCGCCGCCGATGGCGCTCTCGGCCCGCGCGCCTCAACCCTTACGGTCACGCGAGAGGAGCTCGACCATCTCGCACTGGGCGTGCCCGCAACGCTGCGCTACGAGGTCGCAAACCGCGGGCGCACGCCTGCGTTCTACGAGCTCTTCGAAGATCAGCCCGACGTCCTGCAGCTTCCCGAAGCGCCTGCGTCTGGCACGGTGGGCGCCGGCCGGCGCATCGACGCAACGCTCGCGGCGATGCCGATCGAGCGCGGCGACGCACGGCTCGACTCGATCTACGTCGCGGCACGATCGCCGCTCGGTCTTCTGCGGCGCCGTTGGATCGTCTCGTCGCCGGCGGAAGCACGCGTCTTTCCCGATCTCAGCGCGGTCGAGCGATACGGCGCGCTCGCGAGGCGCGATCGCCTCGTCGAGGCGGGCTTCCGCAAGATGCGGCTGCGCGGCAGCGGCGGCGAGTTCGACAGCCTACGCGAACACGGTCCCGACGACGCCTTCCGCTCGATCGATTGGAAGGCGACCGCGCGCCGCGGCAAGCTCATGGTCGCGCAATACGACGTCGAGCGAAGCCAGAACATCGTGCTCGTCCTCGACGCCGGACGACTGATGACTCCGCGCCTCGGGCCACGGCGCAAGTTCGATTACGCGGTGACCGGCGCGCTCTCGGTCGCGACGCTCGCCTCTCTCAGCGATGACAAAGTCGGATTGCTCGCTTTCGCCGGCGACGTCATCGAACACATCGCACCGCGCTCGGGCCGCCATCACGTAAACGGTCTGACGCAGCGAATCTACGGTCTGCAGCCGCGCTTCGAGGAATCCGATTACGAGCGCGCCTTCTCGTATCTGCGCCGCCGCCAGCCGAAGCGCAGCCTCGTCATCGTCTTCACCGACATGTTCGACCCCGTCGCGTCCGCGACCGTGCTCGCGAACATGTCGATTCTCTCCCAGCGGCACCTCGTCGTCTGCGTTCTCATGAACGACGCCGCGATCGAATCGGCGATCGCATCCGAGCCCACGAATCCACACGACGCCTATCGCGCGAGCGTCGCGTTCAGTCTGCTCGCCGAACGGAAGAAATCGGCGGCGATACTCGCCGCCCGCGGCGTCGCGACCGTCGACGTGCCAGCGAGCGACCTCACGGTCGCGATCATCAATGCGTACATCGAAATCAAGTCGCGCTCGCTCTTATGA